The Anastrepha ludens isolate Willacy chromosome X, idAnaLude1.1, whole genome shotgun sequence genome includes a window with the following:
- the LOC128869458 gene encoding uncharacterized protein LOC128869458 → MTSVAKLFLESTQITEYDELKTALIEEFAKEYNSAEVHKKLSERVKKNTESFHEYLLHMRKIASLSDIEETSIDRYVVDGLRIKSEIKHLLYRCKTYKSLQEEYEIFEHFIKDER, encoded by the coding sequence ATGACGTCGGTCGCAAAACTATTCTTAGAGTCAACGCAAATAACCGAATACGACGAGTTAAAAACGGCATTAATAGAAGAATTCGCGAAAGAATACAATAGTGCGGAAGTGCATAAGAAACTGTCGGAACGCGTCAAAAAGAACACAGAGTCGTTTCACGAGTATTTGTTACACATGCGTAAAATTGCCTCACTAAGTGATATTGAGGAAACGTCTATCGATCGCTACGTTGTCGATGGTTTGCGTATAAAAAGTGAAATCAAACATCTCCTGTACAGGTGTAAAACATATAAATCGTTACAAGAAGAATACGAAATTTTTGAACACTTTATCAAAGACGAAAGATAG
- the LOC128869457 gene encoding uncharacterized protein LOC128869457 codes for MFGIKMKVDLESQILDALLDELVDNLDIDRRRIRDDARAQILKTQATCKRNFDKGRKAKIGYTVSDLVAIKRTQFVAGKKFASEYLGPYEIVKVKRNGRYDVRKAANVEGHNNTSTSCDNMRLWKYAECNEELLSSEADDDNQNGRM; via the coding sequence ATGTTTGGCATCAAAATGAAAGTCGATCTTGAGAGCCAGATTCTAGATGCTTTACTAGATGAATTGGTTGACAACTTGGATATCGACAGACGGCGTATTCGTGATGACGCGAGGGCACAAATTCTGAAGACTCAAGCTACTTGCAAGCGAAATTTTGACAAGGGCAGAAAGGCGAAAATAGGCTACACGGTTAGCGATCTAGTGGCGATCAAACGCACTCAGTTTGTGGCTGGTAAAAAATTTGCCAGCGAATATCTGGGTCCATATGAAATCGTCAAAGTTAAACGCAATGGTCGATACGACGTACGCAAAGCAGCCAACGTAGAGGGTCACAACAACACGTCTACCAGCTGTGACAACATGAGGCTCTGGAAGTACGCCGAATGCAACGAAGAGCTCCTGTCATCCGAGGCGGATGACGATAATCAGAACGGCCGAATGTAA